ATTTTGGGATGGATTGAGTCAGTTACAAAAGTCTGCCTGGGAACCAGATTGCATTGCTCATGGTTGGAGGTGGATCAGACTCTCTGAGATGGCGGTTGAGCACGTGGGGCTTGCTGGATGGACCATGCTCTAGGAGAGAGGCTGGTGGTTGTGAAGATGGTACAGTGACCCTCTGAAGATGAAAATCTCCTCAAGTCACAGTTGGGATAATTTCCATAGGTTGCTCAAGAAGAGGTAGTGCACCTTCTGGACAGAGGCAGTAATGGAATCAGTCCCTCCTCTCAAGGATGGCACCTCTGTGGGAGCATATTTGTCTACCCCACCTTGGGCTGCCCATACTACACATGGACTAACTGCACCCACAGGCCTCTACCACCATGTCAGGTATATCAGTCTTGACAATGTTGCTGTCCCTATCATAGTAGAGCAGAGACAGAGGGCGCCGGGCTGTGGGCACGCAGCATGAGCCCCCTCCAGTGGTGCCTGCAGCTGTGTTGGCCTTGAGAAGATTGAGCACTGCTGTGTGAAAGGAGGCAGCAATGCCGGGCATGCCTGCCACATGTACTGGGCACTGCCCTGTGCAGAAGTTCATTGTGTAGCCCTCAGGCTGAATGATCCAGTCGTGCCAGCCAATCTCACGGAAGTCCACAAAGAACTCTTGCCGACAGCACATCCTGGATCCACCCTGGCAGTCGATGCCGTGCCGTCGAACCCGGTGCTTGCCCCCAACTCTCACCCGGGCTGTCATAAAAGGTCTACGGGCAGCCCCACTCAGGATGACTGAGCTCTGGGATACCTGGCCTTCAGGTACAAGTTCCAGGGTCAGGTGTCCTTGGCTGCAGGCAGCCTGAGCTTCAGATCCCAGGAGGAGCTGGTGCCAGCCACTGGCATCTACCTCCAGCAGACGCTGACTGGCCAAAGTGAGGCTGGCGTCACGTGGGCCTAGCACAAAGACCCTCACCTTCAAAGTCCAGGTGGTATTGGGTGGGAGCTGCACAAAGAACATGAGGCTAGCCTGCAGGATCTCCATGCCACCAGCAGTTCTATCAGAGAAGAAGTGGAAATCAAGACGAGTATGGTTGATGTTGGAGAGGCCTGTGGACACAAGAAGCCTCAGTCATTGTGGCCTTCTGAGTGCCAATTTGATCAGCTACCTCTCCATGCTCAGCACACTTGAACCCTTGTTTCATTCTGGACTGCATTGTTAGCGTTGTTAACCACGCTTTCCTTCCTGAAAATCTTTTCTCTCTTGGCTTCCATTACACAACTCTCTTATGATTCTTCCttgattttctttgctgtcttttctttctctgaccatCATTAATGCAAGAGTTCTCCTTTTAAGTTTGCCTTTTACACTGAGTGGAGCTCTTACCCTCACACATGGTcggttaaaacaatttttattctgGTGACTCCCAAATCTGTATGTCCAGTCCAGACCATTTTGCACCTCTGGACTGGACA
This DNA window, taken from Desmodus rotundus isolate HL8 chromosome 3, HLdesRot8A.1, whole genome shotgun sequence, encodes the following:
- the INHBC gene encoding inhibin beta C chain, which encodes MISSLFLAFLFLAVATVATPRADSQCLACGKHALDLESQRKLLLHLAKRSILDKLHLSQRPTLSRPVSRAALRTVLQRLHGPPQRVLPEADRGQEYEIISFAETGLSNINHTRLDFHFFSDRTAGGMEILQASLMFFVQLPPNTTWTLKVRVFVLGPRDASLTLASQRLLEVDASGWHQLLLGSEAQAACSQGHLTLELVPEGQVSQSSVILSGAARRPFMTARVRVGGKHRVRRHGIDCQGGSRMCCRQEFFVDFREIGWHDWIIQPEGYTMNFCTGQCPVHVAGMPGIAASFHTAVLNLLKANTAAGTTGGGSCCVPTARRPLSLLYYDRDSNIVKTDIPDMVVEACGCS